A window of the Eulemur rufifrons isolate Redbay chromosome 6, OSU_ERuf_1, whole genome shotgun sequence genome harbors these coding sequences:
- the LOC138384102 gene encoding olfactory receptor 52E8-like, with protein sequence MSLSNNTNFHPSTFLLLGIPGMEAIHTWISIPFCLVYLSALLGNFSILFIIRTDPNLHEPMYFFLCMLSVADLIISTTAMPKILSIFWFQDREIYFEACLIQVFLIHSLCSMASGFILAMAFDRYVAICNPLRHTNILTHRVIKNLGLVIVFRGALLFSPQPFMLRWLAYCKTNIIPHTYCEFMALIKLACAETRICRIYSLTAAFLTGGLDFILIICSYVVILYTVFCLPSKAARLKTLGTCGSHVCVILVAYTPAFFSFLTHRFGHNVAPYIHIFVANIYVLVPPMANPMIYGMKTKRIRERFLQILTSHKL encoded by the coding sequence ATGTCATTGTCAAATAATACCAATTTTCATCCCAGCACCTTTCTTCTCCTTGGCATTCCAGGAATGGAAGCCATCCACACCTGGATATCAATACCCTTCTGCCTGGTTTACCTGAGTGCTCTCCTGGGaaatttctctattctgtttaTTATCAGAACAGATCCCAACCTGCACGagcccatgtacttcttcctctgcATGCTCTCTGTGGCTGACCTGATCATCTCTACCACTGCTATGCCTAAAATCCTCAGCATTTTTTGGTTCCAGGACAGGGAGATCTATTTTGAAGCCTGCCTCATACAAGTATTTCTCATTCACTCACTGTGCAGCATGGCCTCAGGGTTCATCTTGGCCATGGCTTTTGACCGTTACGTGGCAATCTGCAATCCTCTGAGACATACCAATATCCTGACACACAGAGTCATCAAGAACTTGGGGCTAGTGATTGTTTTCCGTGGGGCTTTGCTTTTCAGTCCTCAGCCATTCATGCTTCGGTGGCTTGCCTACTGCAAAACTAACATCATCCCTCACACTTACTGTGAATTTATGGCTCTGATCAAACTTGCTTGTGCAGAGACCAGGATCTGCAGGATATACAGCCTAACTGCGGCCTTCCTCACTGGGGGTTTGGATTTCATACTAATCATATGCTCCTACGTTGTCATCCTTTATACTGTCTTCTGCCTTCCATCAAAGGCTGCTCGGCTCAAGACCTTGGGCACCTGTGGATCCCACGTGTGTGTGATCTTAGTGGCCTATACTCCagcctttttctccttccttactCACAGGTTTGGACACAATGTGGCTCCTTACATTCACATCTTTGTGGCTAACATATACGTCCTTGTTCCACCCATGGCGAACCCAATGATCTATGGCATGAAAACCAAGAGAATCAGAGAACGGTTTCTCCAAATTTTGACTTCGCACAAACTCTAA